A genome region from Flavobacterium sp. CFS9 includes the following:
- a CDS encoding regulatory protein RecX — protein MNSICTPKEALLKLEHYCAYQERCHAEVVSKLYSLKMTADEIDSIVVQLIETNFLNETRFACSFARGKHRMKHWGRIRITNELKAKQISSANITLALKEITIEEYETTFDQLSERCWNSIYEKNTLKKRKKFCDYMLRRGYESFLVYDKVTLLEKES, from the coding sequence ATGAATTCAATCTGCACTCCAAAAGAGGCTTTACTTAAGTTAGAACACTACTGTGCTTATCAGGAACGTTGTCATGCCGAAGTGGTATCCAAACTGTACAGCTTAAAAATGACTGCCGATGAAATCGATAGTATTGTGGTTCAACTGATTGAAACCAATTTCTTAAACGAAACCCGATTTGCCTGCAGCTTCGCCAGAGGAAAACATCGTATGAAACACTGGGGCAGAATTCGAATTACCAATGAACTGAAGGCAAAACAAATTTCCTCAGCCAATATTACGCTGGCTTTAAAGGAAATTACGATCGAGGAATACGAAACCACTTTTGACCAGCTTTCTGAACGATGCTGGAACAGCATATATGAAAAAAACACCCTAAAAAAGCGAAAAAAATTCTGCGATTATATGCTTCGTCGCGGCTACGAAAGTTTTCTCGTTTACGATAAAGTCACTCTACTCGAAAAAGAATCATAG
- the bioA gene encoding adenosylmethionine--8-amino-7-oxononanoate transaminase, with amino-acid sequence MTLTEKDSQYLWHPYTQHKTAQAPIAISKGEGALLWDENGKEYIDAIASWWVNPFGHSNRFIADAIYKQLTTLEHVLFGGFTHEPAVKVAEKLIEILPKNQQKIFFSDNGSTAVEVAIKVALQFFFNKGEKRTTIIAFENAFHGDTFAAMAASGISFYTQAFQGMFIDVVRIPVPVKGQEQESFDALKNVIQNHSCAGFIFEPLVQGAAGMVMYEPEALVKLIQICKENNVLTIADEVMTGFGKTGKTFAMDYVTELPDMMCLSKALTGGTIPMAITTFTQEVFDAFYDDDINKALFHGHTFTANPTGCAAALASIDLLHTDEMQANIERIHKSHLDFQKKIEKHSKVTTARTLGVIFAVEIKSDSEESYYGSMRTKLYNFFIDKGVVLRPVGNIVYILPPYIMSDEQLQKVYKTIEEAIEMV; translated from the coding sequence ATGACATTAACAGAAAAAGACAGCCAATATCTTTGGCATCCGTATACACAGCATAAAACAGCACAGGCTCCAATTGCAATTTCCAAAGGTGAAGGTGCGCTGCTTTGGGATGAGAACGGCAAGGAATATATTGACGCTATTGCCTCGTGGTGGGTGAATCCATTTGGACATAGTAACCGATTTATAGCCGATGCGATTTACAAACAATTAACTACTTTAGAGCATGTATTGTTTGGGGGGTTTACACACGAACCGGCGGTTAAAGTAGCGGAGAAACTAATTGAGATCCTGCCTAAAAATCAGCAGAAGATCTTCTTTTCTGATAATGGTTCAACAGCAGTTGAAGTAGCTATAAAAGTGGCTTTGCAGTTCTTTTTCAATAAGGGGGAAAAACGTACCACAATCATCGCTTTTGAAAATGCTTTTCACGGAGATACTTTTGCGGCGATGGCAGCGAGTGGTATCTCTTTTTATACACAGGCGTTTCAGGGAATGTTTATTGATGTAGTGAGAATTCCGGTTCCGGTAAAAGGGCAGGAGCAGGAAAGCTTTGATGCTTTGAAAAATGTTATTCAGAATCATAGTTGTGCCGGTTTTATTTTTGAACCTTTGGTACAGGGTGCTGCCGGAATGGTGATGTACGAACCGGAGGCCTTGGTCAAACTGATTCAAATTTGCAAAGAGAATAATGTTCTTACCATTGCCGATGAAGTAATGACGGGTTTTGGTAAGACAGGAAAAACCTTTGCAATGGATTATGTGACCGAACTTCCGGATATGATGTGTTTGTCTAAAGCATTAACGGGAGGCACAATCCCGATGGCAATTACCACTTTTACACAAGAGGTTTTTGATGCTTTTTATGATGACGATATCAATAAGGCTTTGTTTCACGGACATACTTTTACTGCAAATCCTACTGGTTGTGCTGCAGCTTTGGCGAGCATTGATTTGTTGCATACGGACGAAATGCAGGCTAACATTGAAAGAATTCATAAGAGTCATTTGGATTTTCAGAAGAAAATCGAGAAGCATTCAAAAGTAACTACTGCCAGAACATTGGGGGTTATTTTTGCAGTTGAAATCAAATCAGATTCAGAAGAGAGTTATTACGGTTCAATGCGAACTAAGCTTTATAATTTCTTTATTGACAAAGGTGTGGTTTTACGCCCTGTCGGAAATATCGTCTACATTTTACCTCCGTATATCATGAGTGATGAGCAGCTTCAAAAAGTATATAAAACCATAGAAGAAGCCATTGAAATGGTTTAA
- a CDS encoding T9SS sorting signal type C domain-containing protein, translating into MNRKLLLSFVLFFTYLINYGQCNFGGTQFGSTTSICYNREVSGTNVGGVTFSNVPLARYVAVNVIQGLTYTISATSTSTGFRKRITLFNSSSTGTDVGTARASADDTAATITNWTATFTGVLYVQYNNSGNCNSASTGSNTQANISVVFTGGSNSVDSQSAKGTNSWIGHVYDFSDGSEVPVPPSNADAFANYLGYFTQANTVTSGTTAFSQGFGGNDTCFAFIAAGTSQSVRTDTFAVRYRMLSTLAAGCYFVSITGDDGVRLYVDGVLVLNEWNQQSSAAFQNVLVRLTGNSDLVLEYYEKNGGNVSNFTITPADGSANTITPATSAVCGGSTTTLDGSNYAYNGGTTNPSIRFQWQFSSSASGPWTDATTGTGFNAEDYTPVAFTPSVATTVYYRRKVSAASNAACSYDSGPVSITTNPRAAITNMSANACSGSPFSVIPVDGTNGLVPAGTTYTWSAPTGPATVSGRAASSGNPTSITGTLTTTAATTQNVIYNITATTGSCTSTFQLTVAVYPTIGGTVTGDNTVCAGTNSTIFNLTGNTGSVVRWESSTDNFTSVITPIANTTTSLTATNVNVTTSYRAVLQNMSCPVVASSAGTVTIKNPVATGVTICQGGTGSLTSSATCAAVAQTPISASGSGGTSRTVNYGDAGNANITINFPSLPVGAVVTGTNAIITFNTNGNSYRSELRVRIEPPTAMGAAINDISPSSGNGGTATNVPLASWGSTNPTGNWIFRFRETYADNANPDANITNITITVNYTLPATIDWYTVASGGTKIGSGASFNPVGIDSRLMNTNTVGTTPYYVACSGDPACRTMVNFVINEIPAAPVTGTVTQPTCTVPSGSIALSGLPSGGTLTRSPGAVVVPYSGTTATDTNLAGGNYTYTVANATCTSTATTGITINMPPVVATYSSGAWSSPPAIDKILVFASDYTSGGDINGCSCTVNSGVNVVISSGNTLKVTNSVTTNGQLTFKNTAALVQTNNVTNTGDITYERTTPPILLKDYVYWSTPVSPQTLINLSPSTPSTMYYGFDGTQWVRTNRNDNMVVGKGYIIRAPSGYSNSSKTAYPASFKGVPNNGNIETEMLASGKNYLIGNPYPSALSAERFVSEGIEGFIKTNENVINGTLYFWTHNTPAKPVASNQYTSDDYASFNLTGATAAESGGDKPTGEIAAGQSFFLTTKAAGKILFTNAMRLGATDNGQFFRPGNASRKATIEKNRIWLNMTSTTGAFKQLLLGYIEGATNDYETLYDGLTLDGNQYLDFYSVSNTNKFVIQGRALPFTDADIVALGYRTAVAGDFTIAIDEVDGKMSNQKIYIEDKTTGVIHDLTQSNYTFKTEVGDFTERLVLRYTSKTLGVGDFENVKDGILVSIKDKVIAVQSSKENIKEVTVYDVSGKMLYNKKKVGNTELQIQNLASSNQVLLVKVTLANDFTATRKVIFQ; encoded by the coding sequence ATGAATAGAAAACTACTCTTAAGTTTTGTATTGTTTTTTACGTATCTTATAAATTATGGACAGTGTAACTTTGGAGGGACACAATTCGGAAGTACAACATCTATTTGCTACAACAGGGAAGTTTCCGGAACTAATGTTGGAGGAGTTACATTCTCAAATGTTCCTTTAGCGAGATATGTTGCTGTAAATGTTATCCAAGGGTTGACGTATACAATCTCTGCCACTTCAACTAGCACAGGTTTTAGAAAAAGAATTACACTGTTTAACAGTAGCAGTACGGGGACAGATGTGGGAACAGCGAGAGCATCGGCAGACGATACTGCTGCAACAATAACCAACTGGACTGCAACATTTACCGGAGTATTATATGTTCAATATAACAATAGTGGGAATTGTAATAGTGCTTCTACAGGATCAAATACGCAAGCTAATATTTCTGTGGTTTTCACAGGTGGAAGTAATAGTGTAGATTCTCAAAGCGCAAAAGGGACAAACTCATGGATAGGTCATGTTTATGATTTTTCTGACGGATCTGAGGTGCCTGTGCCTCCTTCTAATGCTGATGCTTTTGCTAATTATTTGGGTTATTTTACTCAGGCAAATACTGTTACAAGTGGTACAACTGCTTTTTCTCAAGGTTTTGGAGGAAATGACACATGCTTTGCTTTTATTGCAGCAGGGACTTCACAGAGTGTAAGAACTGATACATTTGCGGTACGTTACAGAATGCTTTCGACATTAGCTGCAGGTTGTTATTTTGTTAGCATTACCGGTGATGATGGGGTACGACTTTATGTCGATGGGGTGCTGGTTTTAAACGAATGGAATCAACAGAGTTCAGCGGCTTTCCAAAATGTATTGGTGCGTTTGACCGGAAACAGTGATTTAGTATTAGAGTATTATGAAAAAAATGGTGGTAACGTATCTAATTTTACTATTACTCCTGCTGATGGTAGTGCAAATACAATAACTCCTGCCACTTCAGCAGTTTGTGGAGGATCGACTACAACTCTTGATGGTTCGAATTATGCATATAATGGAGGAACAACCAATCCGTCTATTAGATTTCAATGGCAATTTTCATCATCTGCTTCAGGACCATGGACAGATGCAACTACAGGAACTGGTTTTAATGCAGAAGATTATACTCCAGTTGCCTTTACACCTTCCGTAGCAACAACGGTATACTATAGACGTAAAGTATCCGCAGCTTCAAATGCAGCGTGTAGTTACGACAGTGGTCCCGTTTCTATTACGACAAATCCTAGAGCAGCCATTACAAATATGTCAGCTAATGCTTGTTCAGGATCCCCTTTTAGTGTTATTCCGGTTGATGGAACAAACGGGCTTGTACCAGCAGGAACTACATACACGTGGTCAGCCCCAACTGGACCAGCTACTGTAAGTGGTCGTGCAGCCAGTTCAGGTAACCCGACAAGTATAACCGGTACATTGACTACTACAGCAGCAACAACACAAAATGTGATCTACAATATTACGGCAACAACAGGAAGCTGTACAAGCACATTCCAATTAACAGTGGCGGTATATCCTACTATAGGGGGTACAGTTACAGGTGATAATACCGTGTGTGCAGGAACTAACAGTACAATCTTTAACTTAACCGGAAATACTGGAAGCGTTGTAAGATGGGAGTCATCAACGGATAATTTTACTTCTGTTATTACCCCAATAGCAAATACAACAACAAGTTTAACGGCAACAAATGTTAATGTTACAACATCTTATAGAGCTGTATTACAAAATATGAGCTGTCCGGTGGTAGCTTCTTCAGCAGGAACGGTGACAATTAAAAATCCTGTAGCGACCGGAGTTACCATTTGTCAGGGAGGCACTGGCTCTCTAACGTCTTCAGCGACTTGTGCAGCTGTTGCCCAAACACCTATTAGCGCAAGTGGCTCTGGAGGTACATCCAGGACTGTAAATTATGGAGATGCTGGAAATGCTAATATTACTATTAATTTTCCTTCATTACCTGTTGGTGCTGTAGTCACCGGTACTAATGCCATAATAACGTTTAATACTAATGGAAACTCGTACCGAAGTGAATTACGTGTAAGAATTGAACCTCCGACAGCTATGGGGGCAGCAATAAATGATATAAGTCCTTCTTCAGGGAATGGTGGTACCGCTACAAATGTTCCTTTAGCAAGTTGGGGAAGTACAAACCCAACAGGAAACTGGATATTTAGATTTAGAGAAACTTATGCAGATAATGCCAATCCTGATGCAAATATTACAAATATTACTATTACGGTTAATTATACCTTACCGGCAACAATAGATTGGTATACAGTTGCTTCCGGTGGTACAAAAATTGGCTCTGGAGCTTCGTTCAATCCGGTTGGTATCGATTCTCGTCTCATGAACACCAATACAGTAGGTACAACCCCTTATTATGTGGCTTGTTCAGGTGATCCCGCTTGTAGAACGATGGTTAATTTTGTTATAAATGAGATTCCGGCAGCACCGGTAACAGGTACCGTTACACAGCCAACCTGTACTGTTCCTTCTGGTAGTATTGCTTTAAGTGGATTACCTTCAGGTGGAACTTTAACAAGATCACCAGGAGCGGTCGTAGTTCCGTATTCCGGTACTACCGCAACAGATACTAATCTTGCAGGAGGAAATTATACTTATACAGTAGCAAATGCGACCTGTACATCAACGGCAACGACGGGTATTACAATTAATATGCCTCCTGTAGTAGCTACCTACAGCTCAGGAGCTTGGAGCAGCCCGCCGGCCATAGATAAAATACTTGTTTTTGCAAGTGACTATACTTCGGGAGGTGACATAAATGGATGTTCCTGTACAGTAAATTCAGGTGTTAATGTGGTGATATCATCTGGTAATACTTTAAAGGTTACCAATTCTGTAACAACTAATGGTCAGTTGACTTTCAAGAATACAGCGGCTTTAGTACAAACCAATAATGTAACCAATACTGGTGATATCACTTACGAGCGTACCACTCCTCCTATATTGCTAAAAGATTATGTATATTGGTCAACTCCGGTAAGTCCACAAACCTTAATTAATCTTTCGCCTTCAACGCCTAGTACTATGTATTATGGTTTCGATGGTACACAGTGGGTACGAACGAACAGGAATGACAATATGGTGGTAGGTAAAGGGTACATTATTCGTGCCCCGTCAGGTTATTCGAATAGTTCTAAGACAGCCTATCCGGCAAGTTTTAAAGGAGTTCCGAACAATGGAAATATAGAAACAGAAATGCTGGCTTCAGGCAAAAATTATTTGATAGGGAATCCTTACCCGTCGGCTTTAAGCGCAGAGAGGTTTGTTTCAGAGGGCATAGAAGGGTTTATAAAAACAAATGAAAATGTAATAAATGGTACCCTTTATTTCTGGACGCACAACACACCGGCAAAACCTGTTGCAAGTAATCAGTATACTTCGGATGATTATGCTTCATTCAATCTAACTGGAGCGACAGCAGCGGAATCGGGTGGTGATAAGCCAACGGGAGAAATTGCGGCCGGGCAGTCCTTTTTTCTAACGACTAAGGCTGCAGGAAAAATATTGTTTACCAATGCCATGCGATTAGGGGCAACAGATAACGGTCAGTTTTTCAGACCTGGAAATGCTTCAAGAAAGGCTACTATAGAAAAGAATCGTATCTGGTTAAACATGACCAGTACAACCGGGGCATTTAAACAATTATTGTTAGGTTATATAGAAGGCGCAACTAACGACTATGAAACCTTATATGATGGTCTAACTCTTGATGGTAACCAGTATTTGGATTTTTATAGTGTAAGTAATACGAATAAATTTGTAATTCAGGGACGTGCCTTACCATTTACAGATGCTGATATTGTTGCGTTAGGTTACCGTACTGCCGTTGCAGGGGATTTTACAATTGCGATAGACGAGGTTGATGGTAAAATGTCTAATCAGAAGATTTATATTGAAGATAAAACAACCGGTGTTATTCACGATTTAACACAAAGTAATTATACTTTTAAAACCGAGGTGGGGGACTTTACTGAACGTTTGGTATTGCGTTACACCAGTAAAACTTTGGGTGTCGGAGATTTTGAAAACGTTAAAGACGGGATCTTAGTTTCTATAAAAGACAAGGTAATTGCAGTGCAATCTTCAAAAGAAAACATTAAAGAAGTTACCGTGTATGATGTGTCAGGAAAAATGCTTTACAACAAAAAGAAAGTAGGTAACACAGAATTACAAATTCAAAACCTAGCATCTTCAAATCAGGTTTTATTGGTAAAAGTTACTTTGGCAAATGATTTTACAGCGACAAGAAAAGTTATTTTTCAGTAA
- a CDS encoding beta-ketoacyl synthase N-terminal-like domain-containing protein translates to MNTQKISITAFSSISPLGNNAKSVWEKYLDRQHCFSKQFLDQQETSVAALDAESKQIVSEIRESDPKYKFLDDSVLFALAASRQAVKQAGWSSDAIFGINIGSSRGATDLFEKHYKEYIDTGKAQTLASPTTTLGNISSWIAHDLQSVGPEISHSITCSTALHALLNGVAWLKSDMADKFLVGGSEAPLTDFTIAQMRALKIYSRIDQETELWPNLAFDFEKTQNTMILGEGAAVCCLETGEKENAVAYITGVGYATEILEHNISISAEATCFQKSMKMALKDVAPESVDAIVMHAPGTIKGDLTEVRAIEKVFGTQLPLLTTNKWKIGHTFGASGILSLELALLMFQHDTFIGVPFGEEQKQTKPIKRILINAVGFGGNAVSVLIEKP, encoded by the coding sequence TTGAATACACAAAAAATCTCTATAACAGCTTTTTCGTCTATTTCACCTTTGGGAAATAATGCGAAATCAGTGTGGGAAAAGTACCTTGATCGTCAACATTGTTTTTCGAAGCAGTTTTTAGACCAACAGGAAACTTCTGTCGCTGCTCTGGATGCTGAGTCCAAACAAATTGTTTCGGAAATACGAGAGTCTGATCCTAAGTATAAATTTCTGGACGATTCGGTTTTGTTTGCTTTGGCGGCTTCAAGACAAGCGGTTAAGCAGGCAGGGTGGAGTTCAGATGCTATTTTCGGAATTAATATTGGTTCGTCTCGAGGGGCAACAGATTTATTCGAAAAACATTATAAAGAATACATCGATACAGGAAAAGCTCAAACTTTAGCTTCTCCAACAACAACCTTAGGAAATATATCTTCTTGGATTGCTCACGATCTGCAGAGTGTTGGCCCGGAAATATCACATTCTATAACCTGTTCAACTGCACTTCATGCTTTGCTGAATGGTGTGGCGTGGTTGAAATCAGATATGGCCGATAAATTTTTGGTAGGAGGAAGCGAAGCGCCATTGACTGATTTTACGATTGCTCAGATGAGAGCGCTTAAAATATATTCGAGAATCGATCAGGAAACGGAATTGTGGCCTAATTTGGCTTTCGATTTTGAGAAAACTCAGAATACTATGATTCTGGGGGAAGGTGCAGCAGTTTGCTGTCTGGAAACCGGTGAGAAAGAAAATGCAGTTGCATATATAACAGGAGTTGGTTATGCAACCGAAATTTTAGAACACAATATCTCGATTTCTGCGGAAGCTACCTGTTTTCAGAAATCAATGAAAATGGCTTTAAAAGATGTGGCTCCTGAATCGGTCGATGCAATTGTGATGCATGCTCCCGGAACGATTAAAGGAGACTTAACAGAAGTGAGAGCTATTGAAAAGGTCTTTGGGACTCAGCTGCCTTTGCTAACTACCAATAAATGGAAAATCGGGCATACTTTTGGAGCATCTGGTATATTGAGTTTAGAGTTGGCACTTTTGATGTTTCAGCACGATACTTTTATTGGAGTGCCTTTCGGAGAAGAACAAAAACAAACAAAACCGATTAAAAGAATATTGATTAATGCAGTCGGTTTTGGAGGGAATGCAGTTAGCGTTTTGATCGAAAAACCATAA
- a CDS encoding T9SS sorting signal type C domain-containing protein: MKKTLLFKTPSFPFNLSSKNFSSDRKINFFSAINPPLEATKNHFKLLVTLVLFINASNSNAQCNSGATAGTVSSNNNKLCVGVTEGFWSAGGWDSGTWSSSNPSVLEVISSSKGNATIKALAPGVANVIYTLTQPNCSTVKTSQKQITVYEALGTTGEITGFTPQCPGNTGQVYSIPPVANATKYDWKLPSGWVITAGANTNSITVTTSSTAGNLKVEVSNDCRTNEAKYLYVNITNGKTAKPTITASGPTTFCQGGSVVLTSSIEDNYLWSNGETTRSITVTAPGTYSVITKKNDYVCPSNASNSIAVNVQAGLTFTNQPQDLIACEGQSGTFSVTASASNATYQWQYSANGSTNWTNTNGVQGVSGHNTATLNLANLPLSYSDYYVRCVARSSTTCPANTNTNSNTAKLRVNPSLKITSQSTATQTKCINDTFTPMTVTTTASGALTYQWFSNTTANTTNGTSLGTSNGARTNSYTPQTTTVGTLYYYAIVSSNCGTATSAISEAIITKTTPAPTVGTIKQPTCTIPSGSVVLQNIPSSGKLVESRGTVYNYTTSGTTYEITGLAPGTYRFAIDDNCGKLYSSDIVIQTANTWNGNQWSNGTPTVNDPIQFTGNYTAETDLNGCSCKIDNGATVTIKSGITLTIANSIDVNSGSLVFENNSSLIQKSSAKNTGSISYIRTSPPIFQKDYLYWSTPVTPQKLVDVSPSTPANFYYGNDGTQWVRTNRESNMIVGKGYIIRGPSNYTNTNKQEFTATFKGIPNNGDLEGELLTATQAHLIGNPYPSALSADLLLKENPMLNGTLYFWTHNTPAKPVASNQYSADDYASYNLSGGVSAKSDKQHNNDPAKDKGTKPTGNIAAGQAFFVTTNAAGKVKFNNAMRLGGSNNGQFFRPGNTSKEAAIEKHRVWLNMTNATGAFKQLLVSYIEGATNDFETNYDGLTFDGNQYLDFYTTDQKNKYVIQGRALPFTDTDLVSLGYRTTVAGDFTVAIDEVDGNMSNQAIYIEDKATGTVHDLTQSNYTFKTEAGTFTERLTLRYKSGKTLGTGDFENIENGILISTGNKTIQISSSKETIKQVVIFDITGKQLYSKNKINSTELQIQNLPAANQVLLVKVTLTNDFTITRKVLFQ, from the coding sequence ATGAAGAAAACTTTACTTTTTAAAACACCTTCTTTTCCCTTTAATCTTTCGTCAAAAAATTTTAGTTCCGATAGAAAAATTAACTTTTTTTCAGCTATAAACCCCCCCCTCGAAGCCACAAAAAATCACTTTAAATTACTCGTTACTCTTGTTCTATTTATCAATGCCAGTAATTCGAATGCGCAATGCAACTCTGGTGCAACAGCAGGCACAGTAAGCAGTAATAACAACAAATTATGTGTAGGAGTTACAGAAGGGTTCTGGTCGGCTGGAGGATGGGACTCTGGCACCTGGTCTTCATCAAACCCTTCAGTTTTAGAAGTTATAAGCTCAAGCAAAGGAAACGCTACTATCAAAGCGTTAGCACCTGGAGTTGCAAATGTAATCTACACCTTAACGCAACCAAATTGCTCTACCGTTAAAACTTCCCAAAAGCAAATCACTGTTTATGAAGCTTTAGGAACTACTGGAGAAATTACAGGATTTACACCACAGTGCCCTGGAAACACAGGACAAGTTTATTCCATACCTCCTGTAGCAAATGCAACCAAATACGACTGGAAACTACCATCTGGTTGGGTTATTACCGCGGGAGCTAATACCAACTCCATTACAGTAACCACCAGCTCAACTGCAGGAAATCTTAAAGTCGAAGTATCTAATGATTGCAGAACAAATGAAGCCAAATACCTATATGTTAATATCACCAACGGAAAAACAGCAAAACCTACTATTACTGCAAGCGGACCAACGACTTTTTGCCAGGGAGGCAGTGTGGTATTGACTTCAAGCATTGAAGACAATTACCTTTGGTCAAACGGAGAAACTACCAGAAGCATAACGGTTACAGCACCTGGAACCTACTCGGTAATTACAAAAAAAAATGATTATGTATGCCCAAGCAATGCCTCAAACAGTATAGCTGTCAATGTACAAGCAGGATTAACATTCACCAATCAACCGCAGGACTTAATTGCTTGTGAAGGTCAGTCCGGAACCTTTAGCGTAACCGCATCAGCCTCGAATGCAACCTACCAATGGCAATATTCTGCCAATGGCTCAACGAACTGGACTAATACCAATGGGGTTCAGGGTGTATCAGGTCATAATACGGCAACCTTAAATTTGGCCAACCTTCCTTTGTCCTATAGTGACTACTATGTACGTTGTGTCGCAAGAAGCTCAACCACTTGTCCTGCCAATACTAACACAAACTCAAATACTGCTAAACTAAGGGTTAACCCATCATTAAAAATCACCTCACAGTCAACTGCTACTCAGACCAAATGCATCAATGATACCTTTACACCTATGACTGTCACAACTACAGCATCCGGGGCCTTAACCTATCAATGGTTTAGTAATACTACTGCAAACACAACAAACGGAACATCATTAGGAACCTCAAATGGAGCCAGAACCAATAGTTACACTCCGCAAACAACAACAGTGGGAACATTGTATTACTATGCTATCGTATCATCGAACTGTGGAACAGCAACAAGTGCTATATCAGAAGCTATCATCACAAAAACAACACCTGCACCAACAGTAGGAACCATTAAGCAGCCTACCTGTACTATACCAAGCGGAAGTGTTGTTCTGCAAAATATACCTTCATCAGGAAAACTGGTGGAGTCACGTGGAACTGTCTACAATTATACAACCTCCGGAACGACATACGAAATTACAGGATTAGCTCCGGGAACCTATAGATTTGCCATCGATGACAATTGTGGAAAATTATATTCTTCAGATATTGTTATTCAGACAGCAAATACCTGGAATGGAAATCAATGGTCTAATGGAACACCAACCGTAAACGATCCAATTCAGTTCACAGGAAATTATACGGCAGAAACAGATCTTAACGGGTGTTCCTGTAAAATTGACAATGGAGCAACGGTAACTATAAAATCAGGAATAACCTTAACTATTGCCAATAGTATAGACGTTAACTCCGGATCTTTAGTTTTTGAAAACAATTCCAGTTTGATACAAAAAAGCAGCGCTAAGAATACAGGAAGTATTTCATACATCCGTACAAGTCCGCCTATATTTCAAAAAGATTATTTGTATTGGTCTACCCCGGTAACTCCACAAAAATTAGTAGACGTTTCTCCTTCTACGCCTGCCAATTTTTACTATGGCAATGATGGTACACAATGGGTACGAACCAATAGAGAAAGCAATATGATTGTTGGAAAAGGCTACATTATTAGAGGGCCATCGAATTACACCAATACCAACAAACAAGAGTTTACTGCAACTTTTAAAGGAATTCCAAACAATGGAGATCTGGAAGGAGAATTGCTAACTGCTACGCAAGCTCACCTGATCGGAAATCCTTATCCGTCTGCTTTAAGTGCCGATCTACTTTTAAAAGAGAATCCAATGTTAAACGGAACGCTTTATTTCTGGACGCACAACACTCCGGCAAAACCTGTAGCAAGTAATCAGTACAGTGCTGATGATTATGCTTCATACAACCTTAGTGGAGGAGTTTCGGCAAAATCAGATAAACAGCACAATAATGATCCTGCAAAAGACAAAGGCACTAAACCAACGGGCAACATAGCAGCCGGGCAAGCCTTTTTTGTAACGACAAATGCTGCAGGAAAAGTCAAGTTTAACAATGCCATGCGATTGGGCGGATCGAATAACGGTCAGTTTTTCAGACCAGGAAACACCTCAAAAGAGGCGGCTATAGAAAAACATCGCGTTTGGCTAAACATGACTAATGCAACGGGAGCTTTTAAACAATTGCTGGTAAGTTACATTGAAGGAGCAACCAATGACTTTGAAACCAATTACGATGGATTAACTTTTGACGGTAACCAGTATTTGGATTTTTACACTACAGATCAAAAAAACAAATATGTAATTCAGGGACGTGCTCTGCCATTTACAGATACAGACCTTGTTTCGCTAGGATACCGCACAACAGTTGCAGGTGATTTTACTGTTGCAATTGATGAAGTAGACGGAAACATGAGCAATCAGGCCATTTACATTGAAGACAAAGCTACCGGAACAGTACATGATTTAACACAAAGCAATTATACTTTTAAAACCGAAGCCGGTACCTTTACCGAACGTTTGACACTGCGTTACAAATCAGGCAAAACTTTAGGTACAGGAGATTTTGAAAACATCGAAAATGGTATTCTTATTTCGACTGGAAATAAAACCATTCAAATATCTTCATCAAAAGAAACCATTAAACAAGTGGTTATTTTTGACATTACAGGCAAACAGTTATACAGTAAAAACAAAATAAACAGTACAGAACTTCAAATTCAAAATTTACCGGCTGCCAATCAGGTTTTATTGGTGAAGGTCACTTTGACCAATGATTTTACCATTACACGAAAAGTGCTGTTTCAGTAA